In Opitutus sp. ER46, the following are encoded in one genomic region:
- a CDS encoding antibiotic biosynthesis monooxygenase: MLVVHVHVQVKPEYVEAFRAATRANAEASVREPGIARFDVAQQADDPTRFVLVEVYRTAAAPAAHKETAHYATWRDTVAPMMAQPRTSVKYTNLFPDDAGW; encoded by the coding sequence ATGCTCGTCGTTCACGTCCATGTCCAGGTGAAGCCGGAGTATGTGGAGGCCTTTCGCGCCGCCACGCGTGCCAATGCGGAAGCCAGCGTGCGGGAGCCGGGGATCGCGCGGTTCGATGTCGCGCAGCAGGCCGACGACCCCACGCGTTTCGTCCTGGTCGAGGTGTACCGCACCGCCGCGGCGCCGGCCGCGCACAAGGAGACCGCGCATTACGCGACTTGGCGCGACACCGTGGCGCCGATGATGGCGCAGCCGCGCACGAGCGTGAAGTACACCAACCTGTTCCCCGACGACGCCGGCTGGTGA
- a CDS encoding iron-containing alcohol dehydrogenase, translating to MTFEFATAARIVFGAGSLNGIGALARGFGSHALVVCGRNAERAHRLIELLGAAGVTATVFRVPGEPTTDDVIRGVGFARAGQCELVIGQGGGSALDAAKAISALLTNPGDPTDYLEVVGKGQALQHAAAPCIAIPTTSGTGAEVTRNAVLASREHRVKVSLRSALMLPRVALVDPELTYGLPPAITAATGFDALTQLIEPYVSSRANPLTDALCVDGLRRVARSLRRAVEHGADPAAREDMALASLYGGLALANAGLGAVHGFAGPIGGAFPAPHGAVCAALLPHATAMNLHALRQRAPESPLLRKYDEVARLLTGRSQASSDDGVAWLEQMVGALGIPRLATYGLKPSDTADLVGAAMKASSMKANPLPLTPDECREILERAS from the coding sequence ATGACCTTCGAATTCGCCACCGCGGCGCGCATTGTATTCGGCGCCGGTTCGCTCAACGGCATCGGCGCGCTCGCGCGCGGCTTCGGCTCGCACGCGCTCGTCGTCTGCGGGCGCAACGCCGAGCGCGCGCACCGGCTGATCGAGCTGCTCGGCGCGGCCGGCGTCACCGCCACGGTGTTCCGCGTGCCCGGGGAGCCGACGACGGACGACGTGATCCGCGGCGTGGGCTTCGCGCGCGCGGGCCAGTGTGAACTCGTGATCGGGCAGGGCGGCGGCAGCGCGCTCGATGCCGCCAAGGCCATCTCGGCGCTGCTGACGAATCCCGGTGACCCGACCGACTACCTCGAGGTGGTGGGCAAGGGCCAGGCGCTGCAGCACGCGGCGGCGCCGTGTATCGCGATTCCGACGACGTCCGGCACGGGCGCGGAGGTGACGCGCAACGCGGTGCTGGCGTCGCGCGAGCACCGGGTGAAGGTCAGCCTGCGCAGCGCGCTGATGTTGCCGCGCGTGGCGCTGGTCGACCCGGAGCTGACGTACGGGCTGCCCCCCGCGATCACGGCGGCGACGGGATTCGATGCGCTCACGCAGTTGATCGAGCCGTACGTGTCCTCGCGGGCGAATCCGCTGACGGATGCGTTGTGCGTCGACGGCCTGCGTCGCGTGGCGCGTTCGCTGCGCCGCGCGGTGGAGCACGGCGCGGATCCCGCGGCGCGCGAGGACATGGCGCTGGCGAGTCTTTACGGCGGGCTGGCGCTGGCCAATGCCGGGCTCGGCGCGGTGCATGGATTTGCGGGGCCGATCGGCGGGGCGTTCCCGGCGCCGCACGGCGCGGTGTGCGCGGCGCTCCTGCCCCACGCGACCGCGATGAACCTGCACGCGCTGCGCCAGCGGGCGCCGGAGTCGCCCCTCTTGCGGAAGTACGATGAAGTCGCGCGGCTGCTGACCGGCCGCTCGCAGGCGAGCAGCGACGACGGCGTGGCGTGGCTCGAGCAGATGGTCGGCGCGCTGGGCATCCCGCGGCTGGCCACCTACGGTCTCAAGCCGTCGGATACGGCCGACCTGGTCGGCGCGGCGATGAAGGCGAGCAGCATGAAGGCCAACCCGCTGCCGCTGACGCCGGACGAGTGCCGGGAAATTTTGGAGCGGGCGTCCTGA
- a CDS encoding DUF6250 domain-containing protein produces the protein MQLTKFLTIALLVSGLTACTTGRGAGPDLKDWVVEQMPGGRVTVAGDALVIEDVDGCSVWWRQKLTAPVEISYEVTVVSRGGPNDRVSDVNCFWMASDPKAPDGSPFAAGHGRSGRFADYDSLRTYYVGMGGNTNSTTRFRRYDGAGAKPLLPEHDRRSADVLLQPNQTYRIRVVAREGVAEFWRDGRKLFTFADPQPLTAGWFAFRTVKSHLEIRNFRVTPLAAK, from the coding sequence ATGCAGCTCACGAAATTTCTGACGATCGCGTTGCTCGTGTCGGGACTGACGGCGTGCACCACCGGGCGCGGCGCGGGGCCGGACCTGAAGGACTGGGTGGTGGAGCAGATGCCGGGCGGGCGTGTGACGGTCGCGGGCGACGCCCTGGTCATTGAGGACGTCGACGGCTGCTCGGTGTGGTGGCGGCAGAAGCTGACCGCGCCGGTGGAGATTTCCTACGAGGTCACGGTGGTCTCGCGCGGCGGGCCGAACGACCGCGTGTCGGACGTGAACTGCTTCTGGATGGCGTCGGATCCGAAGGCGCCGGACGGCAGCCCGTTTGCCGCGGGGCATGGCCGCAGCGGGCGGTTCGCGGACTACGATTCGCTGCGCACCTACTACGTGGGGATGGGCGGCAACACGAACTCGACGACGCGCTTCCGGCGCTACGACGGCGCGGGGGCGAAACCGCTCCTGCCCGAGCACGACCGGCGCAGTGCGGACGTGTTGCTGCAGCCGAACCAGACCTACCGGATCCGGGTGGTCGCCAGGGAAGGCGTGGCGGAGTTCTGGCGCGACGGCCGGAAGCTGTTCACGTTTGCCGATCCGCAGCCGCTCACCGCCGGCTGGTTCGCGTTCCGGACGGTGAAGAGTCACCTCGAGATTCGAAACTTCCGCGTGACGCCGCTCGCCGCGAAGTAG
- a CDS encoding 6-carboxytetrahydropterin synthase, whose translation MPFRIAKTFTIESGHLLSKHPGACRFPHGHSRTVEVIVTADTLDAQDMVCDFKALKTAVGDIITRYDHAFALNTADPHFRELRTAYGERVLAFTNTDPTTEVLAREIFLEINAQMKAAANDAEFPIPACVRLERVRVTETESSWAEYWE comes from the coding sequence ATGCCGTTTCGCATCGCGAAGACCTTCACCATCGAGAGCGGACACCTGCTGTCCAAACACCCCGGCGCGTGCCGTTTTCCGCACGGACACTCCCGGACGGTGGAGGTCATCGTCACGGCCGACACCCTCGATGCGCAGGACATGGTGTGCGACTTCAAGGCGCTGAAGACCGCCGTGGGCGACATCATCACGCGTTACGATCACGCCTTCGCGCTCAACACCGCCGACCCGCACTTCCGCGAGTTGCGGACCGCCTACGGCGAGCGCGTGCTCGCGTTCACCAACACCGACCCGACGACGGAGGTGCTGGCGCGCGAGATCTTCCTCGAGATCAACGCGCAGATGAAGGCCGCCGCGAACGACGCCGAGTTTCCCATCCCCGCCTGCGTGCGGCTCGAGCGCGTCCGCGTCACCGAGACCGAGTCGAGCTGGGCCGAGTACTGGGAGTAG
- the hemN gene encoding oxygen-independent coproporphyrinogen III oxidase, with translation MISAHDSTAPGPPPAAPTPAGPAAPAGARSALDLDLIRKYSIPGPRYTSYPPATQFTTDLPSLGLDEAMAEDNRPGSGPLSLYFHLPFCETRCWFCGCNTVITRRRDSAGEYLQDLAREMRLTATRIDSSRPVAQIHLGGGTPTFFPPDELRRLGALIRNFFLNISPDVEFGVEVDPRRLTTEHVMALREIGANRASLGVQDTNPRVQLAIHRHQPHRLNEQTMSWLRSVGFSSINVDLIFGLPLQTADTFARTVDDVLALNPDRLSVFSYAHVPWIKPAQKIFEDRDQLPSAEEKLAMFAVAHEKLTAAGYIDIGLDHFAKPDDELAVALREGTLHRNFQGYSTRGGASLYSFGISSISSTEDTYRQNFKSLTDWRAALDAGQLPTERGLRLTAEDKRRRHIIMRLMCDRRLNFANLSRQLGLDFAGTYAREIASLDDLVADGLVTRTADGIEVTHVGVPLLRVVAMRFDATLSGGPRKHSRTI, from the coding sequence ATGATCTCGGCCCACGACTCCACCGCTCCAGGCCCCCCTCCTGCAGCCCCTACGCCTGCCGGACCGGCCGCCCCCGCCGGAGCCCGCTCGGCCCTCGACCTTGACCTGATCCGGAAGTACTCGATTCCCGGACCGCGTTACACGTCGTACCCGCCCGCCACGCAGTTCACGACGGACCTGCCGTCACTCGGACTCGACGAGGCCATGGCGGAGGACAACCGCCCCGGCTCGGGCCCGCTGTCGCTCTACTTTCACCTGCCGTTCTGCGAAACCCGTTGCTGGTTCTGCGGCTGCAACACCGTGATCACGCGCCGCCGCGACTCCGCCGGCGAGTACCTGCAGGACCTCGCCCGCGAGATGCGGCTCACCGCGACCCGCATCGATTCCTCCCGGCCTGTCGCCCAGATCCACCTCGGCGGCGGCACGCCCACCTTCTTCCCGCCCGACGAGCTCCGCCGCCTCGGCGCGCTCATCCGCAACTTCTTCCTCAACATCTCCCCCGACGTGGAGTTCGGCGTGGAGGTCGACCCGCGCCGGCTCACCACCGAGCACGTCATGGCCCTGCGCGAGATCGGCGCCAACCGCGCGTCGCTCGGCGTCCAGGACACCAACCCGCGCGTCCAGCTCGCCATCCACCGCCACCAACCGCACCGGCTCAACGAGCAGACGATGTCCTGGCTGCGCAGCGTCGGGTTCAGCTCGATCAACGTCGACCTGATCTTCGGCCTGCCATTGCAGACCGCCGATACCTTCGCCCGCACGGTCGACGATGTGCTCGCGCTCAACCCCGACCGGCTGTCGGTCTTCAGCTACGCGCACGTGCCGTGGATCAAGCCGGCGCAGAAGATCTTCGAGGACCGCGACCAGTTGCCCAGCGCCGAGGAGAAACTCGCGATGTTCGCCGTCGCCCACGAGAAGCTCACCGCGGCCGGCTACATCGACATCGGGCTCGATCACTTTGCCAAGCCCGACGACGAGCTCGCCGTGGCCCTCCGCGAGGGCACGCTGCACCGCAACTTCCAGGGCTACAGCACCCGCGGCGGCGCCTCGCTTTACTCGTTCGGCATCTCGTCGATTTCGTCGACCGAGGACACCTACCGGCAGAACTTCAAGTCGCTCACCGACTGGCGCGCCGCACTCGACGCCGGCCAGCTGCCCACGGAACGCGGCCTGCGGCTCACCGCCGAGGACAAGCGCCGCCGCCACATCATCATGCGGCTGATGTGCGACCGCCGGCTCAACTTTGCCAACCTCTCGCGTCAGCTCGGCCTCGACTTCGCCGGGACCTACGCGCGCGAGATCGCCTCGCTCGACGACCTCGTCGCCGACGGCCTCGTCACGCGCACGGCCGACGGTATCGAGGTGACGCACGTCGGCGTGCCGCTCCTGCGCGTCGTCGCGATGCGCTTCGACGCCACGCTGTCCGGCGGCCCCCGCAAGCACTCCCGCACCATTTAA